The Hemicordylus capensis ecotype Gifberg chromosome 5, rHemCap1.1.pri, whole genome shotgun sequence nucleotide sequence AAGTGACAGGGTGAATgtgtgcttaaccctttctcctACTGCTGTTTCCCCAATCCCAATTTTCCTCGGCATGCTTGCAAGACAACAGAGGGTACTTCCAGATTATGGGTTTTTTCCGTCATGCACACTGATTGTTATGGGGGATTTTACAGGCATCTATATGACATTGTCCACACCCCACATGTCATTTGCGCTATCTCTGAATGTTTATATaatgctcttcagccaaagttctgaCTTGAAAACATTAATGGAAGAACTGATGCAATGGGCAAAGATGTAGATGGACCACAAGACAACTTGGCTGGATCTAATGAGTGGTTTGCTGCATGGGTGGTGACGTACTGGAAGTTGGCTTCCAAGGATACCTCCTCCACTTCTACACCTGAGCACACCTTGATTACTTTAGTTCCTTTAGTTCCACTGTTCTTTgcagttctattttttccaacaGAGGCAGGTTTTATCGCTGTTATGATTACACCCCcatacattttttttatttttaaagcccaAGGTTTAGCTTTTGTAATCGGCCTGCTGACTAGAGCAGTGTGATTCTTCAGTCTCTGAATCAGCCCACTTCATTTTGGCAATTTGGACAGGGCATTGTCTGAAAACTCAAAATGAGGCTGGCAAAACCTCAAACTTTGAAATACCCCTACAGTAAAATCCCTTGACCTATCTGTCTACCATTTGGCAGGCCTAATTCCATCAGAAGGGGCTCTCATCCCTGCAATTTTCACCCAGTTCTGACAAGAATGGCAAAAGTTGTAGGCATTTTAGTGATTTATCATTTTACTCTAGATAATCATTTTAGTGCTATTGTATATCACttattctctccctcctccatcacAAGAGCATCAGATTAAAcatagaacattttaaaatactgaaaTAGTAGTATCAACAGTGCAATCTAtgtatgtttacttagaagtaagtctcactatgttcagtgggacttacagcAAAGGAAGTGTGCATAGGGTGGCAGCCCAGTCATGAAAGGGGAAGATTCCAGGAGGAGGAAACTATTTCAATAAGTGagtggggtcattcacacaatcaaaaactgtgttctacctgggtttgtgagttgtgtgtgcttccaaatttggttgtgtggaagcaaagttagaggaaaacctgggtcgaaatgatagtgtggaagcaaggtaggaggaaaacctgggtagtttctCCCCCTACCTTGcgtccacataatcacttctacccaggttttcctcttactttgctcccacacaactgaaaactggaggcacacatagctcccaaacctgggtagaacactgcttttgattgtgtgaatgacctcattaattAACAAGCAGCAGCAATCTCCAGAGTAgcaagagattttttaaaaaacatatcttTTTCTTTCGTTGGTTTCTTCTTTGAAAACCAACACGCTTGTGCTTAAATAATACCCTGCCCCATTTTAAGCAACAGGGGAGTCAGAGAAGGCCCAGAAGATGGGGAGATACTGTGGAAATCTGTGCATCAACAGTGCACAACAACAGAATGGGCAGATTCAGCTGACAgcgaaaagagagagggggagagaggggagagagggagggagagcaagcaCACATTCCCGCTGCTCACCAGTACTTCAGCTCATTTCCATTTTATTTGAAACCAGAAATGTCGGGTAGAGAATGTCGGGACCCCTTGGCTACCTGAGGTGGTCAAACCAACTTCAGATTTGGTTTACGAATGTGGGGTGGATGTAGGGATCCTGATGTTCTCCACCTAACACTTCTGGCTTCACATGAAATGGAAATGGACAGAAGTACAGCAAGCGGTGAAAGAATGTGCTTGTTGGACGCTGCCACTTCTTTCTTACTTCATTTTTGTGAATTGTCTGAATCCACCcagtattaattttaaaaagtcagactTGGGCCAACATCCTTCTTCTGAGTGTGCCAACAATATATATTGTGGGGATGTGGAGACAGTGGAAAGGATGGGAGGCAGGTATGGACAACCAACTTGCAAAATTTTGTTCCAGAATGGTGATCTGAGCATAAAATGACACCCCCAAGAAATTCAGCTTCTCTTCTGCATCGAGGTCCATGCAGAAAACCATAGGGAAAGCCCTCTGTCTGGAAGAACTTGGAGTCATGGAAAGGATCAACCCTAGATATCCTTCAAGCAGCCTTTTAGGGAGAAACTAGACTTGACATGGGCACCCCATAACTAGAAGTCCTAACatctccactcccccctccccccccctctctctctatatatatatggcatGGGGGCCATGACATGGAGGGAGGTGATTAATCCTTTCTTCTCAAGCTTGTTTACTTGTGATTAGCAGGTTTCTGATGAGGAAAGCATCCCAGGCAGGatcaaaatgtaaaaaacaaatcaatttgtttattatattaactccttttttttttttttttgcagtcttCTCATTCTTCCTCTAGCTTTCTCCTAGCTTTCCCCAAATCTTCTTTCTccctgagccctttgggaactcTGTTCCTGAGGACCACAATATGAAAGGCACAAACCTCTAAATACAGACTGGGGAATGAACTGcaatgaatacaaaaaacaattCATTAAATAAAAAACCCAGCTTGTCTATCCCACTAAATTTACAGGAAAAGGTATTAGAGAAAGGTCGCATCCAGTACCTGGTACAAACAAGAGTTCCTCTGTTCCATGtagggtcccccccccctgcttttcTCACAGTCTTAGTACATTTTATATCAGCCATTGGCTAATCTGCTTTACACCTGACCCTTTTCAGCAAACTAAGATAACAACGCTTAGACAAATAACTGAGTAATCATGCCCCTGAGTAACTcaaagggggtgtgtgtgagaggagagTGAGCATATAAAAGAGCTTGTGCATCTCCTgagctggagggggaaaaatcTCTCTCCTGAAAAATAAGGATTTGGGAAGCTTTCTCGGAAGGGAGCGTGGTGCGTTAGAGCTGCCGGCCAAGGAGGGAAGGCATTTAGGATCCCGCCGGGAAGCAAATGAAAGGAAACCTGCATCACCATGGCATACGACCTCATGTTTATTGCATCCATTCTTATATACCTGTCATCCTTCATTGGCACGATCGGCAACCTCATTGTCCTCTTTGCCTTCATCAGCAATGCGATCCGACACAAATTGGTTCAGCCTTTAGACCGGATCATCATCAACATGGCTCTGGTGAACTTCTTCCTCTGCTGCTACAAGTTCATTTCTGGGCTCCTCACGTTCAGCCGTACCAAGGTTTTTGGCGAACTGGGCTGCAGGATTCTGCTTTATACATACCATACGCTGAGGATGATCAGCATTTGGTCTGTGGAGAACCTGAGCTTCCTCCACCTAATCAAGATTCGAAGGCCCAACCACCGGTGGTCCAAATTCATCTACAGGCACCAGGGCCCATATGTCAACGGCACTCTTGCTGGTTGTTGGATATTCAGCATCCTCTTACAGCTCCCTTATCTGCAGTATGAGAAAACAGTGGACCGCAGGAACACGACCATCGCCTTCTTAGCACCCTCAACCTGTTTAAGATTCACAGAGAGTTTTGTCATGAGGTTCACCACATATGCCTCGGTCAGCTTGGACCTGGTCCTCATCATTCTAGTCGTGGTCCTAAACGGGTTCATTATCGACCTTCTGTGCAAACACAGGATGAAAGTGAAAGACGTTTCCTCAATCACTAACAGCAACTGGAACAATCACACGGCCCAGGCCACCAAAGTCTTGCTCTCGCTGCTCTCCATCTACGTGGTCTGCTGGATCTCCAATGACATGGTCTGGATTGCTATCATCTCGGGGTATTTCGAGAGCAATTTTGAGAACGGCGTCCTCAATGCATTCTATGGCATGCTTTCTTCCATTTATTACTCAGCCAGTTCATACGTCATGGTGTTTGGCTACAGAAAGGTCAGAGAGTACCTGATGGAAGCCTGCTGTTGCTTGAGATGTGCAAGACCCACCATGGTCCAGACCATGACCTAAGACAATGCACCCTACAGACAGTGTGCATACTCCAGTCAACCAGAATCAGTACCCGCCTTGCTCAAACCTTTGAAATTCTGGTCCTGAGCTGAGAAAACCATGACCTAGGAAGAAACCGTTCACAGTTCCAGAGCCTGCGTTCCTCAGAATGTCAGTGCCTCATCTCCTGGATTCAGCTTGACCGACATATCCCGCTTCCTTTTGGGTGGAAGAGGACCCTAAGAACTGGCACTCTGGGCTCCATGTTCACCAAGGAAGGCGAGGACTGGGCTGGCAAGCAGACCCACCATGAGCACATTGGACAGAATCTTGTCCTGATCTGCTGCAGGCAGGTAAAGTTGTCACAGCCACTGTTTCTGCTGTACAGAAGTTCATCCTGTGTTGGCCCCTATAGATtgcacccagatggctctagggcTGCTGCACATGACACCTTCCAATATTCTCAATGCTACAGTCTTGTGGCGAGCAGCTTCCGAGGTTCTGCTCCCTGGAACTGAGATATGTGGGTTGCTTCCGTCCATTCACGGCCACACCGTTGCACAGAGCTAAGAAGGCTGGTGTAGGCCAAGCCGCTGACCtgttggaaagagcacctgcctttTCAGAACAAAGCGGGAAGCAGTCCTGCCTTTCTGCCTGCTCCACCCTCCTTTTAAGGTGGGTGAGTCTGCACTGACCTTTCACTGGATGCATTCGCACAACtaatacagaatgcggcagccaggctggtctctggggaaGGGACTGTTTAACACCgattttttaaagaactgcactggctgccaacatgtttctgagtgaaatacaaagtgctggttattaccctggacccaagccattaagggctttagcggcttgggtccagggtacttaggagagtgccttctttgtcatgaaccctgccgcctattaagatcagaGGCAGTCCGGTTACAGTAGCCGCTGTCTCGTCTGGTGTCCACTCGGGGCCAGGCCTTCTGTTTGGCTACTCCAAGGctttgggatgcactccctgtcaaaataagagtttctccatctctaattgcttttttaaagacCACGAAGCCACcccagttttctcaggcttttaattttaaaaatattattattattaattaattaaaagacccttaaaacacacctttaaaAGGACACTTCAGGCACACCTTTTTTTTCtcatgcttttaattaaaactaggagccctttctcacaattgagTGAGAGGGATTGAGGGCAGGTAGCAGAGAAGGCAACAGAAGACAATCCACGtggagttgctgggcatgcaAATCGCACGCCCAGATGGCCCGTGGCTGCCTTTGGCAGTACTGAGGTGCGGGGCTCAGGACGCGTcaacccagcccccagaaatcccacaatgaacTGCCTGAGTATGCGGTGCCTTGTGAGAATCCCCCAATGATGGGGAGGTGCCTGCCAGTGTCTCAgggctggctgaaagcagccagcgctgacacacgatcaattaAGTGCCCGCGCCCTAACCTCACTTAACAGCCCAgtttcttagctgggtttgcacAGCCGGGAGCCGCTGAGCTCCTGGAggttcccacgggcagccaagccaggGCTTAGCTGCTTGTGAGGAAAGCCTCTAAATTTAAACCGTTTGATGGTTTTATTCTgcgaaattgttttgttttgtcccgtgagttgttttttttaatggctcttttttattctgtgaaagtgttttaattgtgtttattttatttttataatgtaATTTGGATgatgtacatcgcctagagatacatatatatcaggcggtatataaatgtggtaaataaataaatatatccctCCCGTTGTAGGATTGTCCACTTGACTGGCAGTGTTAGActactgccattaaaaaaaaaacagcagtTGTTTACTGCTACTCCTCATGGGTGCTTGCTTGAAAGGAACCATGGACCTGGGTCAAGAGGAACTGCAGCCCCTTTGGACCTTTTGGAACCCCAGGGCTAATCCCATTTCACAATAGCTGGGTAACCCTATATCCTTCCTTATAACAGGCTATAGGAcagccattattattttttcctccaTCTGGAATAAAAGTGGAAAGATACAGCAGCAGTacggtatttacctgaatccaagaccaggtttttcccaagtttttttgatattagaaatcaggtcatcttacattcagagtcctgctccttttgagtaaatggaggtataacttgtatttaacttctgctttttaagggggttgtcttaaatttagtCCCGTctcctatttgggtaaatatgggtattCTCCCCACTGAAGAAACAGTGCAAAGAGGACAGAAGTGAAGTATTTTACTGCTGGGGAAGATTGCTTCTGTTTGAAAAGGTAGAAGTGAACACTCTTTGAATGCCATATCAGCTCTTGAATCTCCTCCTAGTTGGAAATCCTCTTTAAGTGGTGTTTTAGCCTGGCCCCTTGGCTTCATCCCTCTAACCCACTTCATAATCCCAGCCTTAGTTTTGGGATGCCCCCAAACCAAGACAGCTTTCCTAGACCCTTGGCAACAGTTTCCCCAGTCACTTGACCTATTAATCATGTACTTCAATTCTCCCACTTTACTAGGGATAGTTTCTATTTTCTGTCCCTGATTCACTGACTGGTTTGCTACATTTAGATACCACCTTCCTGCCGATGCACTCAAAGCcgtttagatttttattttattttttaaatggcttatAATCTAATAATCACTGTGCAAAGGGAAAAGTAGGCTGGGCAGTGGGAAGAAGATAACAAGCAAATACAGGTACATGCAGTGATTCTTACATAATGTTGCTGGAAGGCTGCATAATGATCAGGTAAAATGGCCAGTGGAAGAGGCAACTCTGGGAGAGGAGGGGCCACTTGAGCTGATGGAGTGGGTGTCTCCCTCTAAACCAGCCGGGTGGGGTAGAATTGGAGAATTCTGAGAAACCACTGCCTGTTTTGCCTTTTGGAGATGCCGGGTTAAAAATATGAATTGCCACATCTATCATTCTTTGGGGTCCAGCTCTTTCTCCAGGACATCTACAAGTTAAATATCTGACAGGGTGGGAGGGGTGTGTCTAATGGCCATGCCTGTGACTGTAGACCATGGCTGATTCTGGCCAAGGTAGCCCACTCTGGAGAATGACCGCACAATGGCGACACTAGAATAGCCAGCTCTTTTCCAAAGGCAAACAGCAAGTAAACATTTGCCCACAATTTGCTGAATGCAAATGAACAGCTCCCAGCACTACCATCCTATCGGAGGCACCCAAGGTTTGGAACAAAAGCTCCATCCACAACTGACCATTGAGCACTGAAATGTCCATATTCTGTTATcttagaaggtaaaagggagggCACACGTTTTATTTCCTGCAATGCTGAAGAATAAAGTGAGTGACAAATGCGGGCTGGGCATTCAAAAGACATCACCGCATGCATGTGTGCTGGACTCTTTTAGAAATGcaacaaaccacacacaaaaattacaTTTCTGACACCAAGGGTTGCAGCCTCCTCGCAAACTATCCTGCCATATTTCGCAACTATATTAAAGGTAAAAATATATTACCAACCCTCACGTTCTTGCCCACTTTGCCAAGCAGGgactaccctggtttgcatttgaatgggagactacatgtgagcactgtaggagcGCTCACatgatattccctttaggggatggggccgctctaggaagagcatctgcatgcttggatgcagaaggttccaagtatcttccctggcatctccaagacagggctgagagagaccaatgcctgcaaccttggagaagcctctgctggactgtagacaatattgtgttcaatggaccaatggtctgacttggtatatggcagcttcctatgctccaataTAGAACTCTATACAGCTGGCATCCGAACCAAAGCTAAAATGCTTTTGAAACATCATTAGCCGATTTCTGAAAAACCAGGACCAATCCTGTCTAATCTCCACTGTTACCCAACTGGTCTCAGTCAGTCATCTAGTGAGGGACCAGCATGAATTAAGAACTTAGATTAGAACTTTTTAGGTAGACAAAGAAGCACAGGAACAACTATCAGGATAATGTGGGGAGGATTTTGGTTGAGTATTTggcttccctcttcccccccgccACTTTGTCTTTCCcctgttgccttcatgctcttCTGTGGACTTCCTGGAGACAGCTTGTTGGACACTCTGGGCAAAAGGATGCTGGAACTGTTGGCCCTTTGGTCTTAGCCAGCAGGATGCTTCTTAAGTTCCCCATTCTTTAATGCACTATTTTCCTGTGCATATTTTGAACTGGGAGCTTCAAGAGGTCAGGGATGGAGTAGcagattcctgccctgagcagggggATGGATAGaagcccccctttctcccccccaacTCTAGGATTCTATGATTCTATTAAATgacatcattcacacaaccggaaactgggtaggacaagtattctacccaggtttgggagctgtgtgcgctctcaatttttgcttgtgtgggagcaaaccacCAGTAGGTGGAGGGAGAAGAGATTATGTGGAATCAAGGTCGGAGGAACAGCTGGGTCAGAcagctccatcctacccagctttcatacccaccacttgaccaaggtaggaggaaaagccgtcctgccctttcacacaatcactgtctcccacacaatcatttttCTCTCCACCTACCAGTTGTTTgatcccacacaaccaaaacctgggagcacacacagctcccaggtCTCAGTGGGACActagtcctacccagttttcggttgtgtgaatgacctcaatgtcttttAAAATATGGGTATAACAATGTTACCTGCCTTACCCCCAGAATAGAGTGAACTATCTAACAAATTTTCACAAATGGGTAAAGGTACTCCCCCATTTCCACTCCTCCAAGTCATCACAGAAATGTGGTTTAGAATGTCACAGCTCTCAAGACTATGTTTCTGGGTGAACTGCAGTGCATTGTGTGACCGAAACATACCAATAGCCAAACAATATGCCATTGGCAGCTGAATTAATACAATGAACGAGTGGGTGACCGTTGAACTGATGAGAATCCTCTTTATTCAAAGGGTAGACAATTTCAGCCTGAAGCCAGCTTTTTCTGTGCTGCACTTTATGAAGGATGTCGACAAACTTCTGTGAGTTTacaggagggcaaccaagatgttcaggggtcTAGAAATAAGTCCCATGAGGGAAGGCTGAAGGAACTTGGTGTGTTTAACCTGCAGAAGAgaagagctggggggccctcaagagctgggggcccgggttctttgaaaccatttgctcaattatagctgcactccTCCaccaagggggaggagggaaccTTGTTAGTCTAAGACCAGCGTTAAGGCTATCTCAAGCTCGAGAAAACCAGGGAATTGGTActtaaggctgatgccttaaccaACGTGCTATGccatcagtaatgatgttgtggtGTGCACCGTTGATAGCCCATTTTATCAGGATTTGTGGGGTGAATTGTTATCTCCCTTACAATATAATTTTCTGGGGCACTCTGATGAATAACCAAGACTTTGTGTCTTGGTTACTGGCTGATCAATTTACAGGAGTCACCCACAATGTTGCTAACCTTTGTGCTAACTTACAGATTACGACAAAGATTAGTAATAGATGCTCTCAGTCAGTAGATAAGTTATATAGGTGATAAGTGCAGTTTTtaggaatattatttatttatttatttatttgatttctatagcgcccttccaaaaaatggctcatggcagtttacattaaaacaaaacaattaaaatcaattaacaattaaaaacagagactgtaaaacaccataaaacaattaacagttgaaatattcaaaacagttaaaaccatCAAAATTAACAGTTAACACATGCAACATTTATGGGTtcttaatgtaatgtaatgttggTATTAAGCTGGTCACAAACCGAAATAAAGAAACTGAAATGATGCTGTGCAATGTCACTAATTGTGCTGGCTTACCACTTCATATGGACAccgtggggcatctttgctggggCCAGGCACTCCATCTCCCCCATTTTCAGTTGGGCTTCAAAGACCCAGGAGAGGTCTGGGTGCATGGAAGCAAGATGTTAGCAGCACAATTGGTCATGTGgcacacaggggcggagccaccattgggcaaatgggttcaaagaacccgggccgccaatggaaaaggctgccaaagccccatggcttgggctcgggatgtcacatgcaaagtgggtgtggcctgggctgccgagagcccaaacAAGCTCTCAGCGCAGCATTTCAggcaagagagggagaggaagggaaaaacatgcTACTGGGCAgtctgcgctgcctgaaataactagcagatagttcacccaggctcttggcagcccaagcatgggagggggggagtttgctctgcgctcctctggagcccgagccacgcccccgtgtACGTGACATCACGTGCACAGGCAAACGCGGAGGGGGCCGTCGAGCGGGGCTGGATGCAGGCCGCCCCTCGGCTGGCTCTGTGCCTggtggcacatctgttaaggaaTCAGCCTGgggttccaatttcctggctttgtggagcttgagccactGATAGCCTTAACTTTAGTCTTAAACCAGCAGGTGTTCTTTTTTTAACTACCGAATAATCATTTAATTCCCCTCCCACAGAAGGACAGTAATGGGGAGCGGAAATGTGGGTGGTATCCTGCACCCTGTCAAAGGTCCGTAGCCCTACTGTTCTCCAAATTACCTGCAAATAAGTGGCTCCGGCTGAAAAGCAAACACACCTGGTCAACTTAATGGGGCTTTGTTTAGCCACCTCAGTGCATGAGCCCCATAGAgacagccagggagggaagcactCTGCAAACTGAATCATTAGGCCACATAGTGTTCTTCTTATCTGCAGATATCATTCTCAGCCCCACTCGCCACATGCTTACTATGCACAGATCTTCATGTTCCCTCATCAATCACACTATTGTAAGACCATCAGTTTCCTGGCACAAGAATAGTTGTCAGTTACTCATATGTTCGTGAGACGGATGAGGCAGGGATAAGCAAACAAGAtggccttctttcccccatttCAAACCAGAGGATAGCCTCGTATGGATTTTAGCATCTGTCTTTCTTGCCCTTGTTCCATTTTCTTGcatggtgagaagttccaggggctgCCAGATTTGGCTACCTTTGTTTGAAAGAACACTGGAGACATATCCTTTTTTTGTCTCAGTAAAATGGTTTATAATATATAGACAGAGCATAAATGGAGGAGGCAGATAGCAAAGTGCTCCTATGAGGCAGAGGTTCCACTCCCCTACATCAGTTCCCTAGAGACCCCTAAGGTGCCTTCAACCAACTCCCagatctctctgtctctctctgccaccatcTATCTCAGACTGCATAGtggtacttcttcacacaaaatGTGTCTCCCTGCTTCCCTTAGCTTATGGTTTCCACCCAGATTTGATGTCTTTCTCCTTCAAACAGACAGACACAATACTTATGAGATCTCCCGCTATCTCCAAATCATTACCTCCCAACTGCTTACCACTCTAAACTATTAGCAACCAATCTCCCTAAAAAATGAATTAACATCTTGTGCTATAATAATCTATTTTCCAGCAATGACCGTTTTTCAGCAAAGTTGCTGATGATCCTGATTTTGTCAGAACAGGTCCAAAAGGATCCATCATCCTgtcctgaatttttaaaaaaccctcttgcAGGATAGTGCTATaccctatagcagggattcttatatttggccattgtggctggggatgatgggagttgtagtccaacagcagctggagagcctcaggttggctacccTGTGATTACAGCAGAGGAGGTGTGAAAAGCAAAGCTTCATATTTGGTAGGCTTCAGGATTTGTTAAACGCCTCTTGTACTTGTGTCATTTCTCCTCCTGTTTCATCTGCCTACCTAACCCAAGTAGACTGTGACCACAACAGAACataacaagaacataagaacagccccactggatcaggcccaaggcccatctagtccagcatcctgtttcacacagtggcccaccagatgcctccgagaagtctacaggcaggagttgagggcatgccctctctcctgctgttgttcccctgcaactggtattcagaggcatcttgcctccgaggctggccTATATCCATCAAGACTCATAACCATtgacagacctatcctccatgaatttgtctaagccccacttaaagccatacaagctggtggccaccaccacatccaatggcagagagttccacagtttaattGTGCACAATGTGaaaaatgcttccttttgtcggtcctaaatttactggcactccatttcatgggatgacccctggttctagggttgtgagagagggagaaaacttcctctctctccattccatgcataattttacacacctctatcatgtctccccatagttgcctcttttctaaactaaatagccccagctgctgtagccttgcctcataaggaaggtgctctaggcccctgatcatcttgggagccctcttctgcaccttttccagttctgtaatgtcatttttgagatatggtgaccagaaatgtacagagtattccaaatgtggccgcaccatcgatctgtataagggcattataacactagcaGTTTTGttctcaacccccttcctaatgatccctagcatggaatttgcctttttcacagctgctgtgcactgaatcgacactttcaatgagctgtccatcatgaccccaagatctctctcctggacgGTCAGTggcaactcagaccccatcagtgtatatgtgaagttgggttgttttgccccatatgcatcactttacattgctaacattaaaccacatttaccattttattgctcactcacccaatttagagagattcttttggagctcctcacaatttgctttggatttcactaccctcaaAAGTTTCATGTCATCCGCGAATTTGGCCAACTCATGCTTAGCCCAATGTGGAGTTTGGGCAGTGCAATGTCCAGTAGTCACTGCCATCACTCTCTGCTTCTAGAGAGAACTCAAGTCTAGGTCTGAACCAACCTTTGGAGAATCTCTTCTGTCCCCGCAAAATGGGAGCCGGGCTTAATTCACCCCTTCAGGTAAGTTTCCCTTTAAGTGGTCAGCTCGTGGGGAGCTGCAACTCCAGAGTCTCATTGCACACAAGAGGTGGAATTGTTCTCTC carries:
- the LOC128326406 gene encoding vomeronasal type-1 receptor 2, yielding MAYDLMFIASILIYLSSFIGTIGNLIVLFAFISNAIRHKLVQPLDRIIINMALVNFFLCCYKFISGLLTFSRTKVFGELGCRILLYTYHTLRMISIWSVENLSFLHLIKIRRPNHRWSKFIYRHQGPYVNGTLAGCWIFSILLQLPYLQYEKTVDRRNTTIAFLAPSTCLRFTESFVMRFTTYASVSLDLVLIILVVVLNGFIIDLLCKHRMKVKDVSSITNSNWNNHTAQATKVLLSLLSIYVVCWISNDMVWIAIISGYFESNFENGVLNAFYGMLSSIYYSASSYVMVFGYRKVREYLMEACCCLRCARPTMVQTMT